A single genomic interval of Mangifera indica cultivar Alphonso chromosome 5, CATAS_Mindica_2.1, whole genome shotgun sequence harbors:
- the LOC123217576 gene encoding adenylate isopentenyltransferase-like → MRLAFSSSVISVSFLIKRRRFTCSTTPSTFTLMATSPIITTAPPSFHHNHCRKKDKIIVIMGATGTGKSRLSIDLAIQYFPSEIINSDKMQVYKGLDITTNKISQHERQNVPHHFLGEFDSQDGELTPLEFRHLAHLTISDIFCRKKTPFIVGGSNSFIYSLLVEEYNPKFDAFDAFNSVSSSLRYNCCFLWVDSSVRVLYEYLDKRVDQMFETGMFEELQAYFRESEVLKDSVSSLSRSGLRKAIGLPEFERYFREYPAEKVESFREWDHVRRVVYEEAVREIKENTRQLAKRQIGKIKKLRDGGWDIRRLDATAAFTALLMCKQEEEWRSVWEKQVLEPSVKIVKRFLEK, encoded by the coding sequence ATGAGACTTGCATTTTCATCTTCTGTTATTTCAGTTTCATTCCTCATTAAACGACGTCGTTTCACCTGCTCCACAACACCCTCCACTTTTACTCTCATGGCTACCTCCCCCATCATCACCACTGCTCCTCCTTCCTTCCATCACAACCACTGCCGTAAAAAAGACAAGATCATCGTCATCATGGGCGCCACCGGCACCGGAAAATCCCGCCTTTCTATCGATCTCGCCATCCAGTATTTCCCTTCCGAAATAATCAACTCCGATAAAATGCAAGTCTACAAGGGTCTTGATATCACCACAAACAAGATTTCTCAGCATGAACGTCAGAATGTTCCCCACCATTTTCTAGGTGAGTTCGACTCGCAGGACGGTGAGTTGACTCCTCTCGAGTTCCGCCACCTGGCTCACTTGACCATCTCCGATATCTTCTGCCGTAAAAAAACACCCTTTATCGTCGGCGGCTCTAACTCCTTCATATATTCATTACTTGTCGAAGAATACAACCCAAAGTTCGACGCTTTCGACGCCTTTAACTCAGTGAGTTCGAGCTTGAGGTATAACTGTTGTTTTCTCTGGGTCGACTCGTCAGTAAGAGTCCTGTATGAATATCTCGACAAGAGAGTCGACCAAATGTTCGAAACGGGGATGTTCGAGGAGTTACAAGCGTATTTTCGTGAGTCAGAGGTGTTAAAAGACAGCGTTAGCTCATTGAGTCGGAGCGGGTTACGGAAGGCCATCGGATTGCCGGAGTTCGAGAGGTATTTCCGAGAGTACCCGGCGGAGAAAGTTGAGAGCTTTAGAGAGTGGGATCATGTGCGGCGGGTTGTATATGAGGAAGCAGTGAGGGAGATAAAAGAGAACACACGTCAGCTAGCGAAGAGACAAattggaaaaataaagaaactgaGAGACGGCGGGTGGGACATACGGCGGTTGGATGCGACAGCGGCGTTCACGGCGTTGCTGATGTGTAAACAAGAGGAAGAATGGAGAAGTGTTTGGGAGAAACAGGTTTTGGAACCAAGCGTGAAAATTGTGAAGCGCTTCTTGGAGAAGTAG